A single region of the Sciurus carolinensis chromosome 16, mSciCar1.2, whole genome shotgun sequence genome encodes:
- the Clec18c gene encoding C-type lectin domain family 18 member C isoform X2, producing the protein MTAGTFCIAGGNLGQDWSESLAQLAHARAALCGASAPILTSAPPVGWNMQLLPAGLVSFVEVVSLWFAEGQHYSHTAAECAHNATCTHYTQLVWATSSQLGCGRHWCSVGRAAMEAFVCAYSPGGNWKVNGKTIAPYKKGAWCSLCTASVSGCFKAWDHAGGLCEVPRNPCRMSCRNHGHLNISTCQCHCPPGYTGRYCQVRCSVQCLHGRFREEECSCVCDVGYGGAQCATKVHFPFHTCDLRIDGDCFMVSSEADTYYGAKMKCQEKGGVLAQIESQKVQDILAFYLDRLETTNEVTDSDFETKNFWIGLTYKMTKDSFRWSTGEHQSFNSFAFGQPDNQGFGNCVELQAAAAFNWNDQRCKTRNRYICQFAQEHTSRWNPGP; encoded by the exons ATGACTGCTGGGACTTTTTGCATTGCAGGAGGGAATCTTGGCCAG GACTGGAGCGAGAGTCTTGCCCAACTGGCTCATGCCAGGGCAGCTCTCTGTGGTGCCTCAGCCCCGATCCTGACTTCTGCCCCTCCAGTGGGCTGGAACATGCAGCTGCTGCCTGCAGGCTTGGTGTCCTTTGTGGAAGTGGTCAGCCTCTGGTTTGCAGAGGGGCAGCATTATAGCCACACAGCAGCTGAGTGTGCCCACAACGCCACCTGCACTCACTACACTCAG CTCGTGTGGGCTACTTCAAGTCAGCTGGGCTGTGGGCGACACTGGTGCTCTGTGGGCCGGGCCGCGATGGAAGCCTTTGTCTGTGCCTACTCTCCCGG AGGCAACTGGAAGGTAAATGGAAAGACAATCGCCCCCTACAAGAAGGGCGCCTGGTGTTCGCTCTGCACAGCCAGTGTTTCTGGTTGCTTCAAGGCCTGGGACCATGCAGGGGGGCTCTGTG AGGTCCCCAGGAACCCATGTCGCATGAGCTGCCGGAACCATGGACACCTCAACATTAGCACCTGCCAATGCCACTGCCCCCCTGGCTACACGGGCAGATACTGTCAAG TACGGTGCAGCGTGCAGTGCCTGCATGGCAGGTTCCGGGAAGAGGAGTGCTCCTGTGTCTGCGACGTCGGCTATGGGGGAGCCCAGTGTGCCA CCAAGGTGCACTTTCCTTTCCATACCTGTGACCTGAGGATTGATGGAGACTGCTTTATGGTGTCCTCGGAGGCAGACACCTATTATGGAGCCAAGATGAAATGCCAG GAAAAGGGAGGGGTGCTAGCCCAGATTGAAAGCCAGAAAGTACAGGATATCCTCGCCTTCTACCTGGATCGCCTGGAGACCACCAACGAGGTGACTGACAGTGATTTTGAGACCAAGAACTTCTGGATTG GGCTCACCTACAAGATGACGAAGGACTCCTTCCGCTGGTCTACTGGGGAACATCAGTCCTTCAACAGTTTTGCTTTCGGGCAGCCTGACAACCAGGG GTTTGGCAACTGCGTGGAGCTGCAGGCAGCTGCTGCCTTCAACTGGAACGACCAACGCTGCAAAACTCGAAACCGTTACATCTGCCAGTTTG CTCAAGAACACACTTccaggtggaacccagggccctga